From a single Bacteroidota bacterium genomic region:
- a CDS encoding DUF4290 domain-containing protein, which translates to MEYNTTRERMLIPEYGRNVQKLIQYALTIEDREKRTKAARMIVAMMGQLYNPSRETGDIRQKLWDHLFIISNYQLDVDSPFTKPEPKPADAKPSKTAYPHKFIRFKQYGKNIEFMIKEATNFEEGEEKQYLVKTIANHLKKMYLNWNRESVDDAVIIEHLRTLSDGKLVLSPDVKLEATIDIIARAKKKKLVTNGKNQSNNNNNSNYHRDKPFIRKKPKTN; encoded by the coding sequence ATGGAATACAACACCACCCGCGAGAGGATGCTCATACCTGAATATGGCAGGAATGTACAGAAACTCATACAATACGCTCTTACCATTGAAGACCGCGAAAAAAGAACCAAAGCTGCACGCATGATAGTTGCCATGATGGGTCAGCTTTACAACCCATCGCGCGAAACAGGCGATATCAGGCAAAAACTCTGGGATCATCTGTTTATTATCTCTAACTACCAGCTCGACGTTGATTCGCCCTTTACAAAGCCGGAGCCTAAACCGGCAGATGCAAAACCCTCTAAAACTGCTTACCCTCATAAATTCATCCGTTTCAAACAATACGGAAAGAATATCGAATTCATGATTAAGGAAGCCACCAATTTTGAGGAAGGCGAAGAGAAGCAATATCTGGTGAAAACCATTGCCAATCACCTGAAAAAGATGTACCTCAACTGGAACAGGGAATCGGTAGACGATGCCGTTATTATCGAGCATCTGCGTACCTTGTCTGATGGCAAACTAGTACTTTCTCCGGATGTAAAACTCGAAGCTACCATTGATATTATTGCCCGTGCCAAGAAAAAGAAGTTAGTTACCAACGGTAAAAATCAGAGCAATAACAACAACAATAGCAATTATCACAGAGATAAACCCTTTATCAGAAAAAAACCGAAGACCAATTGA
- a CDS encoding response regulator, with amino-acid sequence MESDRHFSRAIIHYLRSYPDFEFYVFSSLEKCISNFHVKPDIIILSDDLEGLDRSEILLLLKNRLPQAEVIMTSAGKKIDQIRDYMKQGAFDFIIKNGNSLSYIEMAITSIIRNRDIPQYS; translated from the coding sequence GTGGAGTCCGACCGACACTTCTCGCGCGCTATAATCCACTATTTACGGTCATATCCTGACTTTGAATTCTATGTTTTCAGTTCATTGGAAAAATGCATCAGCAATTTCCATGTGAAGCCCGACATAATAATTCTGAGCGACGACCTGGAAGGACTTGACCGCAGTGAAATCCTGTTATTGCTTAAAAATCGCCTTCCACAGGCGGAAGTAATCATGACATCGGCCGGTAAAAAAATCGATCAGATAAGGGATTACATGAAGCAGGGCGCTTTTGATTTCATTATAAAAAACGGAAATAGTCTTTCCTACATAGAAATGGCCATCACGAGTATTATCCGTAACCGGGATATTCCGCAATACTCCTGA
- a CDS encoding ATP-binding cassette domain-containing protein: protein MANQESSGNVIHLEKLSVFQNNVLILTNVNFTIQRGEFVYLIGPTGSGKSSLLKILYADLPVVDGTAMLAGTDLKTIKTKQIPFLRRKLGIVFQDFQLLTDRSVNENIEFVMKATGWTDREKIKQRTIEVLDKVGLGTKGAKLPHQLSGGEQQRVAIARALVNDPEIILADEPTGNLDPNTSEDIIALLMNISKTGTAVLAATHDYSLFRRYPARTVRIEDGYLVEKAAPAETAHQENNSPLS from the coding sequence ATGGCAAATCAGGAATCAAGCGGCAACGTAATACATCTTGAGAAACTCAGCGTTTTTCAGAACAACGTACTTATCCTTACCAACGTAAATTTCACTATCCAGCGCGGAGAGTTCGTATACCTTATTGGTCCTACGGGCAGCGGTAAGAGCAGTCTGCTGAAGATTTTATATGCCGACCTTCCCGTTGTTGACGGAACCGCGATGCTTGCCGGCACCGACCTCAAAACAATCAAAACAAAGCAAATACCCTTTCTGAGACGTAAGCTCGGAATCGTATTTCAGGACTTCCAGCTCCTCACCGACCGCAGCGTGAATGAGAATATTGAATTTGTGATGAAAGCCACCGGCTGGACCGACCGCGAAAAGATTAAACAACGCACCATTGAAGTACTCGATAAGGTTGGATTGGGAACAAAAGGCGCCAAACTGCCGCATCAGCTTTCGGGTGGCGAACAGCAGCGTGTTGCCATTGCCAGAGCATTGGTAAACGACCCTGAAATTATTCTTGCCGATGAACCCACCGGCAACCTCGACCCCAACACTTCCGAAGATATTATTGCGCTGCTGATGAACATCAGTAAAACAGGAACAGCCGTGTTGGCTGCCACTCACGACTATTCATTGTTCCGCCGTTATCCGGCACGTACCGTTCGTATTGAAGATGGTTACTTAGTAGAAAAGGCTGCCCCCGCCGAAACCGCGCATCAGGAGAACAACAGCCCTTTGAGCTGA
- a CDS encoding iron-sulfur cluster assembly protein: MDNTEMMMLEQAVIDKVKEVYDPEIPVNIYDLGMVYEISIAENKTVSIKMTLTSPNCPMAEEIPGMVRDAVLAVEGITEVIIDLTFDPPWDPSMMSPVAKLELGML; encoded by the coding sequence ATGGACAATACCGAAATGATGATGCTCGAACAGGCAGTTATTGATAAGGTCAAAGAAGTTTACGACCCTGAGATTCCCGTAAATATTTATGATTTGGGAATGGTTTATGAAATCAGTATTGCCGAGAATAAAACCGTGTCGATTAAAATGACACTGACATCACCCAATTGCCCTATGGCGGAAGAAATTCCCGGAATGGTACGCGATGCGGTGCTGGCTGTTGAAGGAATTACGGAAGTAATCATAGACCTTACGTTCGATCCGCCCTGGGATCCGTCCATGATGTCGCCTGTTGCAAAGCTTGAATTGGGAATGCTTTAA
- a CDS encoding SufE family protein — protein MTIQQSQDTILQEFEHFSDWMDKYNYLIELGKSLPLIDEQYKTEQFLISGCQSQVWLHASLDNGRVYFRADSDAIITKGIVNLLIRVFSEHTPDEIIGANLEFIDKIGLREHLSPTRSNGLMSMIKQMKLYAIVFKTKMQQP, from the coding sequence ATGACCATTCAACAATCGCAGGATACGATATTACAGGAGTTTGAACACTTTTCAGACTGGATGGATAAGTACAATTACCTCATTGAACTCGGCAAATCGCTGCCGCTTATCGATGAGCAATATAAAACAGAACAGTTTCTGATTTCAGGCTGCCAGTCGCAGGTGTGGCTGCATGCTTCCCTCGACAACGGCCGGGTTTATTTTCGTGCCGACAGCGATGCCATTATTACCAAAGGCATTGTAAACCTGCTGATACGCGTATTTTCAGAACATACACCCGATGAGATTATCGGTGCAAACCTCGAATTTATAGATAAGATAGGATTGCGCGAACATCTGTCGCCGACCCGCTCCAACGGTCTGATGTCAATGATCAAGCAGATGAAACTCTATGCCATCGTTTTTAAAACAAAAATGCAACAACCATAA
- the murA gene encoding UDP-N-acetylglucosamine 1-carboxyvinyltransferase: protein MKSFEITGGRQLSGEITPQGAKNEALQVISATLLTAEKVTISNIPDIHDVNRLIELLAELGVKTERPEPGTCTFMAGDINIEFLASKKYLQQSASLRGSVMLLGPLLSRFGKAFMPKPGGDKIGRRRIDTHIIGFQKLGAETKYSYENNIFEIHAEKGLKGCYMLLDEASVTGTANLVMAAVLAEGRTTIFNAACEPYIAQLCAMLNRMGAKIGGIGSNLLTIDGVEKLGGTEHRLLPDMIEVGSFIGLAAMTSSEITIKNVAYDHLGVIPDVFSKLGIKMILRNDDIIVPAQDHYEIENYIDGSIMTISDAPWPGFTPDLISVALVVATQARGSVLIHQKMFESRLFFVDKLIDMGAQIILCDPHRATVIGLNRQYPLRGIAMSSPDIRAGVALLIAALSAVGVSKISNIEQIDRGYQNIDGRLRQLGAEIIRK, encoded by the coding sequence ATGAAATCATTTGAAATCACCGGCGGCCGCCAGCTTAGTGGCGAGATAACTCCTCAGGGCGCAAAGAACGAAGCGTTGCAGGTAATCAGCGCTACGCTGCTTACTGCCGAAAAAGTCACCATCAGCAACATTCCCGACATTCACGATGTCAACCGCCTCATAGAATTACTCGCTGAACTCGGAGTAAAAACCGAACGTCCCGAACCGGGCACATGCACATTCATGGCAGGCGATATCAATATTGAATTTCTCGCATCAAAAAAATACCTTCAGCAAAGTGCAAGTCTTCGGGGCTCGGTTATGTTGCTCGGACCACTGCTGTCACGTTTCGGAAAGGCATTTATGCCAAAGCCGGGCGGCGATAAGATTGGCCGTAGACGCATCGATACACACATTATCGGGTTTCAAAAACTGGGCGCCGAAACAAAATATTCATACGAAAACAACATCTTTGAAATTCATGCCGAAAAAGGTCTGAAGGGCTGCTATATGCTGCTTGACGAAGCTTCGGTAACGGGTACCGCCAACCTGGTCATGGCTGCCGTTTTGGCCGAAGGGCGTACCACTATCTTCAATGCCGCCTGTGAGCCTTATATTGCGCAGCTTTGCGCGATGCTTAACCGCATGGGAGCAAAGATCGGAGGAATCGGCTCCAATCTGCTTACCATTGACGGCGTTGAAAAACTGGGCGGTACTGAACACCGCTTATTGCCCGATATGATTGAAGTGGGCAGTTTTATAGGCCTTGCCGCAATGACCTCATCAGAAATCACTATTAAAAATGTTGCTTACGATCATTTAGGAGTTATTCCCGACGTATTTTCAAAACTGGGAATAAAAATGATACTGCGCAACGACGACATCATTGTTCCTGCACAAGACCATTACGAAATTGAAAACTACATTGATGGCTCAATCATGACCATCTCCGATGCCCCATGGCCCGGATTCACGCCTGACCTTATCAGCGTTGCACTGGTAGTGGCCACTCAGGCGAGAGGCAGTGTGCTTATTCATCAAAAAATGTTTGAAAGCCGTCTGTTTTTCGTTGATAAACTTATTGATATGGGAGCTCAGATAATTCTTTGCGACCCCCACCGTGCTACCGTAATTGGTTTGAACCGGCAGTATCCGCTGCGGGGTATTGCCATGTCATCGCCCGATATCAGAGCCGGAGTGGCATTGCTTATCGCAGCACTTTCGGCCGTCGGCGTGAGTAAAATTTCGAATATTGAACAGATAGACCGCGGGTATCAGAACATAGACGGTCGCTTGCGCCAGCTAGGCGCAGAGATTATCCGGAAATAA
- a CDS encoding sigma-54 dependent transcriptional regulator, translating to MKQFLIFVVEDDPIYARILQYHLSLNPDYEVEVCSSGRECISKLYKNPSVISLDYSLPDMSGLNVIKAVKKFNPEIPVIIISGQEDIATAVTLLKEGASDYIIKNDETKTRLWNLLINIRENVKLREEISSLREEIGRKYDFHKVIVGNSPQIVNLFNLMEKAVQTGITVSITGETGTGKELIAKAIHYNSLRSKLPFVAINVSAIPRELIESEMFGYEKGAFTGANARKIGKFEEADRGTLFLDEIGDMDMNLQSKLLRVLQEKEIVRVGGNTVVKVDVRLIVATHKNLAEMVGKGLFREDLFYRLLGLPIDVPPLRNRGNDIVLLAKHFLDEFCKSNNVPAKFFNPEAAEKILNYNYPGNVRELKAIVDLACVLASGEFIRPEDVRFNASGTNQFFYMQELTLHEYTRRIIRHFLDKYEDNVLKVAKKLDVGKSTIYRMMKNNEL from the coding sequence ATGAAACAATTCTTGATTTTTGTTGTTGAAGATGATCCTATTTATGCCCGCATTCTCCAGTACCACCTTTCGCTAAATCCTGACTATGAAGTAGAGGTATGTTCTTCGGGAAGAGAATGTATAAGTAAACTGTATAAGAATCCTTCCGTAATTTCTCTTGACTACTCCCTTCCCGATATGTCGGGACTTAACGTTATCAAGGCAGTTAAAAAATTTAATCCTGAAATTCCGGTAATTATAATTTCGGGACAGGAAGATATTGCTACTGCGGTTACGCTGTTAAAAGAAGGGGCTTCTGATTACATTATAAAGAATGATGAAACAAAGACGCGTCTTTGGAACTTGCTGATTAACATTCGCGAAAATGTTAAACTAAGAGAAGAAATTTCAAGCCTGCGTGAGGAAATAGGTCGTAAATATGATTTTCATAAGGTGATTGTCGGCAACAGCCCCCAGATTGTTAATTTATTTAATTTAATGGAGAAGGCTGTTCAAACGGGCATCACTGTTTCCATCACGGGCGAGACCGGAACCGGTAAGGAGCTTATCGCAAAGGCAATACATTATAATTCGTTGCGGAGTAAATTACCATTTGTTGCAATCAATGTGTCGGCAATACCCCGTGAGCTTATTGAAAGTGAGATGTTTGGGTATGAAAAGGGCGCATTTACAGGCGCCAATGCCCGAAAAATCGGGAAGTTTGAAGAAGCTGACCGAGGCACTCTTTTTCTGGACGAAATTGGCGATATGGATATGAATCTGCAGTCGAAGCTGCTGCGCGTTCTGCAGGAGAAAGAGATAGTAAGGGTAGGAGGCAATACGGTGGTTAAAGTAGATGTTCGCCTGATTGTTGCTACTCATAAGAATCTTGCTGAAATGGTTGGCAAAGGCCTGTTTCGTGAAGATTTGTTTTACAGACTGTTGGGACTGCCTATTGATGTGCCGCCTTTGAGAAATCGCGGGAATGATATTGTTCTGTTGGCGAAGCACTTTTTGGATGAGTTTTGTAAATCTAACAATGTGCCTGCAAAATTTTTCAATCCTGAAGCAGCCGAAAAAATACTCAATTACAATTATCCGGGTAATGTTCGCGAGCTTAAGGCAATTGTTGATTTGGCCTGCGTGCTCGCAAGCGGTGAATTTATTCGCCCTGAAGATGTGCGGTTCAATGCTTCCGGAACAAACCAGTTTTTCTACATGCAGGAGCTTACACTCCACGAATATACACGCAGAATTATCCGTCATTTCCTTGACAAATATGAGGATAATGTCCTCAAGGTTGCAAAAAAATTAGATGTTGGCAAGTCAACGATTTATCGAATGATGAAAAACAACGAACTGTAA
- the sufB gene encoding Fe-S cluster assembly protein SufB, with the protein MEKETNKLLDELTGSEYKYGFSSDIEMDLAPKGLNEDIIRLISSRKEEPEWMLEWRLRAYHHWLEMKEPNWAHLSHPPIDFQEIIFYAAPKHKKTIGSLDEADPELLKTFEKLGISLNEQKMLTGVAVDAVLDSVSVKTTYQKTLEDKGIIFCSFSEAILNHPELVRKYMGSVVPFGDNYFAALNSAVFTDGSFCFIPKGVRCPIELSTYFRINAANTGQFERTLIIAEEGAYVSYMEGCTAPQRDENQLHAAVVEIVALEDAEVKYSTVQNWFPGNKDGTGGIYNFVTKRGICKGNNSKISWTQVETGSAITWKYPSCILKGDNSVGEFYSVAVVNNYQQADTGTKMIHLGKNTKSTIISKGISAGFGQNSYRGLVRVMKGATNARNYSQCDSLLMGDQCGAHTYPYINAANKSGIIEHEATTSKISDEQLFYCKQRGISMESAIGLIVNGYAKEVLNKLPMEFAVEAQKLLAISLEGSVG; encoded by the coding sequence ATGGAAAAAGAGACAAACAAACTACTGGACGAGCTGACGGGAAGTGAATATAAATACGGGTTCAGCAGTGATATTGAAATGGATTTGGCGCCCAAAGGGTTGAATGAAGATATTATCAGGCTGATCAGTTCCCGAAAAGAAGAACCCGAATGGATGCTGGAATGGCGTCTGAGAGCCTATCACCACTGGCTTGAAATGAAAGAGCCCAACTGGGCACATTTATCTCATCCGCCTATCGACTTTCAGGAAATTATATTCTATGCCGCTCCCAAGCATAAAAAGACCATAGGAAGTCTTGATGAAGCCGACCCCGAATTGCTGAAAACATTCGAAAAGCTCGGCATCTCACTCAACGAACAGAAAATGCTCACCGGAGTTGCTGTTGATGCAGTGCTTGACAGCGTTTCTGTGAAAACCACTTATCAAAAAACACTTGAAGATAAAGGCATTATTTTCTGCTCTTTCAGTGAAGCCATCCTGAATCATCCCGAGCTTGTGCGCAAATATATGGGCTCGGTGGTTCCTTTCGGTGATAATTACTTTGCGGCACTTAACTCGGCCGTTTTTACCGATGGTTCCTTCTGCTTTATTCCGAAAGGGGTGCGATGCCCCATTGAGCTATCGACGTATTTCCGCATCAACGCCGCCAATACTGGACAGTTTGAGCGCACGCTCATTATCGCAGAAGAAGGCGCCTACGTGAGTTATATGGAAGGATGCACCGCACCGCAGCGCGACGAAAATCAGTTGCACGCCGCAGTGGTTGAAATTGTTGCGCTTGAAGATGCAGAAGTAAAATACAGTACGGTTCAAAACTGGTTTCCCGGAAACAAAGACGGTACCGGCGGTATCTATAATTTTGTGACTAAACGCGGTATCTGCAAAGGAAATAATTCAAAGATAAGCTGGACACAGGTTGAAACAGGCTCTGCCATTACCTGGAAATACCCGAGCTGCATTCTTAAAGGCGACAACTCGGTCGGGGAATTTTATTCCGTTGCTGTGGTAAACAATTACCAGCAGGCCGACACCGGAACAAAAATGATTCATCTCGGAAAGAACACGAAAAGCACGATTATCTCCAAAGGTATCTCTGCCGGTTTTGGTCAGAACAGCTACCGTGGTCTGGTTCGCGTGATGAAAGGTGCGACGAACGCGCGCAATTACTCTCAGTGCGATTCACTGCTAATGGGCGACCAATGCGGTGCACACACGTATCCTTATATCAACGCCGCGAATAAATCGGGCATCATAGAACATGAAGCCACAACATCAAAAATTTCTGATGAGCAGTTGTTTTATTGCAAGCAGCGCGGTATAAGCATGGAAAGTGCGATTGGGCTTATCGTGAACGGTTATGCCAAAGAGGTACTGAATAAACTTCCGATGGAGTTTGCCGTGGAAGCACAAAAGCTGCTGGCAATAAGTCTGGAAGGCAGTGTAGGCTGA
- a CDS encoding ATP-binding protein, with the protein MKKTNLGEMVKAYQRLFDNMQQGFALFKIVLDDKGKANDYLYVYLNNAYEVMTSVRGSYLQGKTAMEVFGYVDLEQLVKYCDVALHGRPIEYERFIENSHRYFHFVVFCPEQGYFAILIRDITREKKAEINLRSSEEKFRELTESIEEIYWLWMNEKLLYVSPAYEKIWGATRTSVYNNPDSFLDYIHPDDRLTMLPKFRELPVTGRFNEEFRIVRKDKQTRWIWAQYFPVFNEKGVMYRYAGVAQDITARKEMECALVQAKEKAEESDRLKSAFLANMSHEIRTPMNGIIGLAQLLNDDTVTSAERAEYIELINKSGKVLLNLITDIVDVAKIESGQVEVVIDECNVIQLLNDLYMMFINQKNTGNKKHIELKCWKPASRKDLVIKTDRLRLHQILTNLIGNALKFTEQGFVYFGVEVIKKKSIRFFVKDSGIGIPEDKLLVIFDRFSQVDYSNTRKYGGAGLGLAISKGLVERLGGELTVKSAYGKGSEFSFELPAEISHTDHKETEKRSNRKKIYSWKGRCILITEDDDINYKVLELMLAKTGVRVLRATDGREAVHICTKNDVVDLVLMDLQLPEMDGYEATLRIKKSKPKLPIIVQTAHAMREEKEKSKKAACDDFITKPINAEQLYRKIDRYLKD; encoded by the coding sequence GTGAAAAAAACCAATCTGGGCGAGATGGTTAAAGCCTACCAGCGCCTTTTTGACAACATGCAGCAGGGCTTTGCGCTATTTAAAATAGTGCTTGACGATAAAGGCAAAGCCAACGATTACCTGTATGTTTACCTGAATAACGCTTACGAAGTTATGACAAGCGTGCGTGGCTCCTACCTGCAGGGCAAGACTGCTATGGAGGTGTTTGGCTATGTTGATTTAGAACAGCTTGTCAAATACTGCGATGTTGCGCTGCATGGCCGTCCCATTGAGTACGAACGATTTATTGAGAACTCCCACCGCTATTTTCATTTTGTTGTTTTCTGCCCCGAGCAGGGTTATTTTGCCATTCTGATACGAGATATCACCCGCGAAAAAAAGGCAGAAATAAACCTTCGCAGCAGCGAGGAGAAATTTCGCGAACTCACTGAATCCATAGAAGAAATTTACTGGCTCTGGATGAACGAAAAGCTGTTGTATGTGAGTCCCGCCTACGAAAAAATATGGGGTGCCACACGAACCAGCGTTTATAACAACCCTGACTCTTTTCTCGATTACATCCATCCCGATGACCGCCTCACCATGCTTCCAAAATTCAGAGAACTACCGGTTACAGGACGGTTCAATGAAGAATTCAGAATTGTTAGAAAAGACAAACAGACGCGTTGGATCTGGGCTCAGTACTTCCCCGTATTTAACGAAAAAGGTGTGATGTACCGCTACGCCGGCGTGGCGCAGGATATCACAGCACGCAAAGAAATGGAGTGCGCCCTGGTGCAGGCAAAAGAAAAAGCCGAAGAATCTGACCGGCTCAAATCGGCATTTCTCGCCAATATGTCGCATGAGATACGCACGCCCATGAATGGGATTATAGGCCTGGCACAATTGCTTAACGACGATACGGTCACTTCAGCCGAACGCGCCGAATACATTGAGCTGATTAATAAAAGCGGTAAAGTGCTTCTTAACTTGATTACGGATATTGTTGATGTGGCCAAGATTGAATCGGGACAGGTTGAAGTTGTAATAGATGAATGCAACGTAATTCAATTGCTGAACGATTTGTACATGATGTTCATCAACCAGAAGAACACAGGCAACAAGAAGCATATTGAATTGAAATGCTGGAAACCGGCGTCACGAAAAGACCTGGTTATAAAGACCGACCGGCTGAGGCTGCATCAAATACTTACCAACCTGATAGGAAACGCACTTAAATTCACGGAGCAGGGATTTGTATATTTTGGCGTTGAGGTTATTAAGAAAAAGAGTATTCGATTTTTTGTAAAGGATAGCGGTATTGGAATACCGGAAGATAAATTGCTGGTTATTTTTGACCGTTTCAGTCAGGTAGATTATTCAAACACGCGTAAATACGGCGGAGCAGGACTGGGATTGGCTATTTCAAAAGGGCTGGTAGAACGACTGGGCGGTGAGCTTACAGTGAAATCGGCCTACGGCAAGGGCTCGGAGTTTTCATTTGAACTCCCGGCAGAAATTTCTCATACGGACCATAAGGAAACTGAAAAAAGGTCGAACCGTAAGAAAATATATTCATGGAAAGGCCGCTGCATACTTATAACAGAAGATGACGACATCAACTATAAGGTTCTTGAACTGATGCTTGCAAAAACCGGCGTACGGGTGCTGCGTGCAACCGACGGTCGCGAAGCAGTGCACATCTGCACCAAAAACGACGTAGTTGATTTGGTACTCATGGACCTGCAGTTACCGGAAATGGATGGCTATGAAGCCACCCTCCGCATCAAGAAATCAAAACCCAAACTTCCCATTATTGTGCAGACGGCTCACGCCATGCGCGAAGAAAAAGAAAAAAGCAAAAAAGCCGCTTGCGACGATTTCATTACAAAACCAATCAATGCCGAACAGCTTTACAGAAAAATAGACCGCTATCTGAAAGATTGA
- a CDS encoding fructose-6-phosphate aldolase, producing the protein MYILKIKGVDKMPDFIQIRDQDFTLVAYFRADNPAKGADIIKIMNAVQLSAVIRELPYGKIREL; encoded by the coding sequence ATGTACATTCTAAAGATTAAAGGAGTTGACAAAATGCCTGACTTCATTCAAATCAGAGATCAGGACTTTACCCTGGTGGCCTATTTCCGTGCCGACAACCCGGCAAAAGGCGCAGACATTATTAAAATTATGAATGCCGTGCAGCTGAGCGCTGTTATCCGGGAACTGCCTTATGGTAAGATTCGTGAATTATAA